A single genomic interval of Hoplias malabaricus isolate fHopMal1 chromosome 7, fHopMal1.hap1, whole genome shotgun sequence harbors:
- the foxq1b gene encoding forkhead box protein Q1b, which translates to MKLEVFSVSVTPPDSPLSTEEELGSDGDFAACSPITAAAEPGPAPAEPAPERATDGKPKAYARRPKPPYSYIALIAMAIRDSSSGRLTLAEINEYLMKRFPFFRGSYTGWRNSVRHNLSLNDCFVKVLRDPSRPWGKDNFWMLNPRSEYTFADGVFRRRRKRIAKKPTSRDFSEGPRERFTGPFAIESILSQPYKPSYRRAEDYPAVTSHCGSALQDSLASHCAMPLLASSPTLHAPLSVLTPQPAFLCALPPCLPPYGAPRELPYHPFRIDSLLS; encoded by the coding sequence ATGAAGCTGGAGGTTTTCTCGGTCTCCGTGACTCCGCCGGACTCTCCGCTGTCCACGGAAGAGGAGCTGGGCTCGGACGGGGACTTCGCCGCCTGCAGCCCGATCACGGCAGCAGCAGAACCAGGACCGGCGCCCGCAGAGCCGGCACCGGAGCGAGCGACGGACGGCAAGCCCAAGGCGTACGCGCGCAGGCCGAAGCCGCCGTACTCCTACATCGCCCTGATCGCCATGGCCATCCGAGACTCGAGCTCCGGGCGCCTGACGCTCGCCGAGATCAACGAGTACTTGATGAAGCGCTTCCCGTTCTTCCGCGGCAGCTACACGGGCTGGCGCAACTCCGTGCGTCACAACCTGTCGCTGAACGACTGCTTCGTGAAGGTGCTGCGCGACCCCTCGCGCCCCTGGGGCAAGGACAACTTCTGGATGCTGAACCCGCGCAGCGAGTACACCTTCGCGGATGGAGTCTTCCGGCGACGGAGGAAGCGCATCGCCAAGAAGCCCACGTCCCGGGACTTTAGCGAGGGGCCGCGCGAGCGCTTCACCGGCCCCTTCGCCATCGAGAGCATCCTCAGCCAGCCCTACAAGCCGTCGTACAGGCGCGCGGAGGACTACCCGGCAGTGACGTCGCACTGCGGCTCTGCATTACAGGACTCTTTGGCCTCACACTGCGCGATGCCGTTGCTCGCTAGCAGCCCCACGCTGCACGCGCCTCTCTCAGTTCTCACGCCACAGCCGGCGTTCCTGTGCGCACTGCCGCCCTGTCTTCCTCCATACGGCGCTCCGCGAGAGCTTCCTTACCATCCCTTCAGAATAGACTCTCTGCTGTCCTGA